AACTCAGGCCGGAACGGCCGCGCTGTGCCAGCGTTTGCGGCGTTTCACACTCGCCAACTCGATCCCTTACAGAATCAGCGACAAATCGCTCAGTTTGATCTCGACGCCGGCCGTGTTCGCATCGGCTGCGGTCCGCGGCAACTCGAAAGTGCCGCGTTCGAGACGTCGATAGAAGATCGCTAGTCCATCTCCCGTGAAGAACAGTACCTTCACGGAGTTGTGACGGCGATTGAAGAACAGAAACAGTCCCCCCCCTCGACCTGCTTACCGATCTCCTGCTCGACGATTCCGACCAAGCCCGAAAAGCTTTTTCGCATGTCTGCCGGCTTTGAGTAGGCATACACGCGAGTCGTCGGTAAGAAACTCAGCACGAGGGACTTCCTCCTGCGCGGGCGCTCAATACTGCGCACAGCACGCGCCGGATCGACACTTCGTCACAGCCTGCCGGAATGCAGACACGAATCGCCGGCGATTGGGCTGGCATGTCGGCGAGTTCGACCGTGATCTCTCCACTGCCGACATGCTGGTCCGCGACAACCCGAACTGGCACGAGCGACGACTGCTTCGCGGCGCCGTCCAGAGAATTC
The Planctomycetia bacterium DNA segment above includes these coding regions:
- the tnpB gene encoding IS66 family insertion sequence element accessory protein TnpB, producing the protein MFLFFNRRHNSVKVLFFTGDGLAIFYRRLERGTFELPRTAADANTAGVEIKLSDLSLIL
- a CDS encoding transposase, whose translation is EVFWRKLIAQQSLSQLSVAKLCEHAGVSPASFYAWRRRLNSLDGAAKQSSLVPVRVVADQHVGSGEITVELADMPAQSPAIRVCIPAGCDEVSIRRVLCAVLSARAGGSPSC